The following coding sequences lie in one Oligoflexus sp. genomic window:
- a CDS encoding substrate-binding periplasmic protein, with the protein MQGPRTLTIGSPMNSPPFVYEGEGHGIEMDLVGTIIKKMGYGIAWRHLPPKRIRHQVAQGEIHMGIRSRAQAGDKLYYSKPYIHFQNVAIAIDPKVQVTSIQDLSKFNVVAFQNAREVLGSDYAKSVAKCAVYMEMPNQMKQIETLFRRRSQVIVLEKQIFQHFRPQFDQKSEVKFFEIFPATPYSAVFADKNLRDEFDKTLQAHLSSVGTKKN; encoded by the coding sequence GTGCAAGGTCCCAGAACGCTGACCATAGGTTCGCCTATGAACAGTCCTCCCTTTGTTTATGAAGGGGAAGGACACGGTATTGAAATGGATCTGGTGGGCACGATCATCAAAAAGATGGGCTATGGAATTGCGTGGCGTCATCTGCCGCCCAAACGCATCCGGCATCAGGTCGCCCAGGGTGAAATCCATATGGGAATAAGGTCGCGGGCTCAGGCGGGGGACAAGCTCTACTATAGTAAACCCTACATTCATTTTCAGAACGTCGCGATCGCGATCGATCCCAAGGTTCAGGTCACGTCCATCCAGGATCTTTCCAAGTTCAACGTGGTCGCCTTTCAAAATGCCCGCGAAGTCCTGGGGAGCGATTACGCCAAATCTGTCGCAAAATGCGCCGTCTACATGGAAATGCCGAATCAGATGAAGCAGATCGAAACCCTGTTCCGCCGCCGTTCCCAGGTCATTGTTTTGGAGAAACAGATTTTCCAGCACTTCCGTCCGCAGTTCGATCAAAAAAGCGAAGTGAAATTTTTTGAAATCTTTCCCGCCACGCCCTATTCCGCGGTCTTTGCCGATAAAAATTTGCGCGATGAATTCGATAAGACCCTGCAGGCCCATCTTTCAAGCGTTGGGACGAAAAAGAATTAA
- a CDS encoding tetratricopeptide repeat protein, with amino-acid sequence MGELKKKVALVLGSLPSVEEVDQFRLLTDAFEVQVISSESICGYLTQTSYFQDLTCVVLRDHDDNPTFLPSLEKVLSSFDIVIVKERLGLYAYQALKARWRHKFRLLVWVDNLVPFPAHDVDQMRTIRTEITNGADGFLVQSKAARSTLELEGVHADRIMEMGTWVEARVDRSPAGRAKARASLGIAESDLMISYLGQMEWEEGLADLASAARLLIMREPSLKSKLRIVFCGVGSYATELRELFVNMGIDNCTLYYAPGRDSIRAIHQATDAIYISPIASRDRLEGDPYRLVSAMTQGIPVIAARHALIEEYCGKHRVDFCASSPISLAKAIHKMRSNPSIVHDIVQKNLSEASKRFTPERVRSSMLDILSRFVEPTTSEDLSSLDHRILEIEAKVRSKQYIEAVDAIETVFKMDEVPVHHRANLYRLIGDCFAKLGDIDGAKDAYMHGADLDPYSPRVYVGLGTVGLMKNSNDIAVLHFQKAVSLAPDDEMANLGLGLAFQGMNELREASRWIVKALSINPENTAALYSLVRISHESESYGEAEKAIRRYLQIHPNDYNFIYTLGGIIFKMGRYSECLGLMKQILDADPRDKRAAALAKQASTEFEQQKTKLTTSNG; translated from the coding sequence ATGGGTGAGTTGAAGAAAAAGGTAGCCCTGGTTCTGGGTAGCTTGCCCAGCGTCGAAGAGGTTGATCAGTTTCGCCTCTTGACCGACGCTTTCGAAGTGCAGGTCATCAGCTCGGAGTCGATCTGCGGTTACCTGACCCAGACTTCGTACTTCCAGGATCTGACCTGCGTGGTCCTGCGCGACCATGATGACAATCCTACGTTTCTGCCGAGCCTTGAAAAAGTGCTGAGCAGCTTCGATATCGTGATCGTGAAGGAACGCCTGGGCCTTTACGCTTACCAAGCCCTGAAAGCCCGCTGGAGGCATAAATTCCGCCTTCTGGTCTGGGTTGATAACCTCGTGCCTTTCCCGGCGCATGATGTGGATCAGATGCGGACCATCCGCACCGAAATCACCAACGGCGCCGATGGTTTCCTCGTTCAATCCAAGGCCGCACGCAGCACCCTTGAACTTGAAGGCGTGCATGCCGATCGCATCATGGAAATGGGCACCTGGGTGGAAGCCCGTGTGGATCGCAGCCCAGCCGGTCGTGCCAAGGCGCGCGCCAGCCTCGGAATCGCCGAGAGCGACCTCATGATCAGCTACCTCGGACAGATGGAATGGGAAGAAGGACTGGCCGATCTTGCCAGCGCCGCCCGTCTTCTGATCATGCGCGAACCCAGTCTGAAATCGAAGCTCCGTATCGTCTTCTGCGGCGTCGGTTCCTATGCCACCGAATTGCGCGAACTCTTCGTGAATATGGGTATTGATAACTGCACGCTTTACTATGCCCCGGGCCGCGACAGCATCCGGGCCATCCACCAAGCTACCGACGCGATCTATATTTCACCGATCGCTTCGCGTGACCGTCTGGAAGGCGACCCCTATCGCCTCGTCAGCGCCATGACCCAGGGTATTCCCGTGATCGCGGCCCGTCATGCCCTGATCGAAGAATACTGCGGCAAGCATCGCGTTGATTTCTGCGCGTCGTCCCCGATCAGCCTGGCCAAAGCCATCCATAAGATGCGGTCGAATCCTTCGATCGTGCATGATATCGTGCAAAAGAATCTGAGCGAAGCCAGCAAGCGCTTCACCCCGGAACGCGTCCGCTCCAGCATGCTCGACATTCTGAGCCGCTTCGTCGAGCCGACCACGAGCGAAGACCTGAGCAGCCTCGATCATCGCATCCTCGAAATCGAAGCCAAGGTCAGAAGCAAGCAGTATATCGAAGCCGTCGATGCCATCGAAACCGTCTTCAAAATGGACGAAGTTCCGGTTCATCACCGCGCGAACCTTTATCGCCTGATCGGGGATTGCTTCGCGAAGCTCGGTGATATTGATGGCGCGAAAGACGCCTACATGCATGGAGCCGACCTCGATCCATACTCCCCGCGGGTCTACGTGGGACTCGGCACGGTCGGTCTGATGAAGAACAGCAACGACATCGCCGTCCTTCACTTCCAGAAAGCGGTCAGCCTTGCTCCTGATGATGAAATGGCGAACCTCGGCCTTGGACTCGCATTCCAGGGTATGAACGAGCTGCGCGAAGCCAGCCGCTGGATCGTGAAGGCCCTTTCGATCAATCCCGAGAATACCGCAGCGCTTTACTCGCTGGTTCGTATCTCGCATGAGAGCGAATCATATGGGGAGGCTGAAAAAGCCATCCGCCGCTACCTGCAGATTCATCCCAACGATTACAACTTCATCTATACGCTCGGCGGCATCATCTTCAAAATGGGCCGCTACAGCGAGTGCCTGGGCCTCATGAAGCAGATCCTGGACGCGGATCCTCGCGACAAGCGCGCCGCTGCCCTTGCCAAACAGGCGAGCACGGAATTCGAACAGCAAAAAACTAAGCTGACGACATCCAACGGTTGA
- the gspN gene encoding type II secretion system protein GspN gives MSEVTEQTRKVFNAAWYVLLFFLGFLIFFLFTFPYGVLKEAIVSEISQATGFTVRVKEMGPSFLVGVDASGVRISTADGSAQMELKSMDASVSLLNLFIGQAKVNVELVSRNNGTLDTSASWGLWQLLVDKNYVPKHISLEAKDFELGGIVNVALAHSAKTANDMIKDLLVQLIFQGNLSGQSEIKLAIDDPLQSSGDVELRIDKASLDLANPTLVVAKQNFKRAIVKASLKGGRLQIDNKSGFETQEIKTDVRGVVSLKNPFQNSILDITIPLKLEGTLKDNFGFILSVVGGSEGQLNYKISGSIARPAFEGSGG, from the coding sequence GTGTCCGAGGTGACCGAACAAACGCGGAAGGTCTTTAACGCCGCCTGGTACGTCCTTCTCTTCTTTCTGGGCTTTTTGATCTTTTTCCTCTTCACCTTCCCTTATGGGGTGCTGAAAGAGGCCATCGTGTCCGAGATTTCCCAGGCTACCGGCTTCACCGTGCGGGTCAAGGAAATGGGGCCATCGTTCCTGGTCGGCGTGGATGCCAGCGGCGTGCGCATCTCCACAGCGGATGGCAGCGCGCAGATGGAACTCAAGAGCATGGACGCTTCGGTTTCACTCCTGAATCTTTTCATTGGCCAGGCCAAGGTCAATGTCGAGCTCGTGAGCCGGAACAATGGGACGCTCGATACCAGCGCATCCTGGGGCCTCTGGCAGCTGCTGGTGGATAAGAATTATGTGCCGAAGCATATCTCGCTCGAAGCCAAGGACTTTGAACTGGGCGGGATCGTGAACGTGGCTCTGGCTCATTCCGCCAAGACCGCGAACGATATGATCAAGGACCTTCTGGTCCAGCTTATTTTCCAGGGGAATTTAAGCGGTCAGAGCGAAATCAAACTGGCGATCGACGACCCGCTGCAATCGTCGGGTGATGTGGAGCTCAGGATCGACAAGGCCAGCCTGGATCTTGCCAACCCGACTCTCGTGGTGGCCAAGCAGAACTTCAAACGCGCCATAGTCAAGGCCTCGCTGAAGGGCGGGCGCCTGCAGATAGATAACAAGTCCGGGTTTGAAACGCAGGAGATCAAAACGGATGTGCGCGGCGTGGTGAGTCTGAAGAATCCTTTCCAGAACTCCATACTCGACATCACCATACCCCTAAAGCTTGAGGGGACGCTGAAAGATAACTTCGGTTTTATTTTGAGCGTCGTAGGTGGCAGTGAAGGGCAGCTGAACTACAAGATCAGCGGCTCCATTGCCCGCCCGGCTTTTGAAGGCAGCGGCGGTTAA
- the pilM gene encoding pilus assembly protein PilM yields the protein MQKVIGLDIGSYSIKAIEIVNTFKSYEVVNFYETVIPNLDGVPLDAIVPICMEQLFQEHNLTADRIITAMPGQFISSRVIPFAFSDPRKIQQSIAVELEEYVPFNMEDMIVDHQILGHSKGQTMALAVMTRKAFLRNFLDLLSRVNIDPKLVDVDSLAFYNLCPTIVAQENECYALVDVGNEKTSVCIIKGGVLRMFRSINLGGRYITDFLARDLECSFHEAQRAKHEVSAVFHTNYRGEDMSEREKRIAERTTLAAHAIVKELGRTFYAYKTWDKEPINRVILTGGTSKLKHFDRFLTDQLELNFEKFDITKTNISINAALESKQEILPQSLAIGLRAVTNLKKHSQINLRRGEFAYVQNYEYIMKGVTQAFKVISLVLVLLMFTYIVKYYFYNQQIEKVKEQYVQEFLTNFPELKKKYSDKNITFKKLRSDAENKLRGGIRDKQAAVSEFMLANSESGPLRVLKEISEVIPKTTKIDVTEFDFRTTQPGVGKLTMRAETDNFASQSAIIEALGKAKSLRKVEEKSSGAKPGSNGQVIEFTIQAEYVHPNSEAAKL from the coding sequence ATGCAAAAAGTCATAGGCCTCGACATCGGCAGTTATTCGATCAAAGCCATCGAGATTGTCAATACCTTCAAGTCCTACGAAGTCGTGAACTTCTATGAGACGGTCATTCCCAATCTGGATGGTGTGCCCCTCGACGCGATCGTGCCGATCTGCATGGAGCAGCTGTTCCAGGAACACAATCTGACGGCTGACCGTATTATCACCGCCATGCCGGGCCAGTTCATATCCTCCCGCGTGATCCCCTTCGCCTTCTCGGACCCGCGCAAGATCCAGCAGTCGATCGCGGTCGAACTCGAAGAATATGTTCCGTTCAACATGGAAGACATGATCGTCGATCATCAGATCCTCGGTCATTCCAAGGGTCAGACCATGGCCCTGGCCGTCATGACTCGTAAGGCTTTCCTGCGGAACTTCCTCGACCTTTTGAGCCGGGTGAATATCGACCCGAAACTGGTCGACGTTGACAGTCTGGCCTTCTATAACCTGTGTCCGACCATCGTGGCCCAGGAAAATGAGTGCTATGCCCTGGTCGATGTCGGCAATGAAAAGACCTCGGTCTGTATCATCAAGGGCGGCGTCCTTCGGATGTTCCGCTCGATCAACCTCGGCGGCCGCTATATCACGGACTTCCTGGCCCGCGACCTCGAATGCAGCTTCCATGAAGCGCAGCGCGCCAAGCATGAAGTCAGCGCGGTCTTTCACACCAACTATCGCGGCGAGGACATGAGCGAGCGTGAAAAACGCATCGCCGAACGCACCACGCTGGCCGCGCATGCGATCGTCAAGGAACTCGGTCGCACCTTCTATGCTTATAAAACCTGGGACAAGGAGCCCATCAATCGGGTGATCCTGACCGGCGGAACCTCGAAGCTGAAGCACTTTGATCGCTTCCTGACCGATCAGCTCGAACTCAATTTTGAAAAGTTCGATATCACCAAGACCAACATCAGCATCAACGCCGCCCTGGAAAGCAAGCAGGAAATCCTGCCCCAGAGTTTGGCGATCGGTCTGCGTGCGGTCACGAACCTGAAGAAGCATTCGCAGATCAACCTGCGCCGCGGTGAATTCGCCTACGTTCAGAACTACGAATACATCATGAAGGGGGTGACCCAGGCCTTCAAGGTGATCTCGCTGGTCCTTGTCCTTCTGATGTTCACCTATATCGTGAAGTACTACTTCTATAATCAGCAGATCGAGAAGGTGAAGGAGCAGTATGTTCAGGAGTTCCTGACGAACTTCCCCGAGCTTAAGAAAAAGTATTCGGACAAGAACATCACCTTCAAAAAGCTTCGTTCTGATGCTGAGAATAAGCTGCGGGGCGGGATACGGGATAAGCAGGCCGCCGTGTCCGAATTCATGCTGGCGAACAGCGAGAGCGGACCGCTCCGCGTACTGAAGGAAATCAGCGAAGTCATTCCCAAGACCACCAAGATTGATGTGACTGAATTTGACTTCCGCACGACGCAGCCCGGCGTTGGCAAGCTGACCATGCGGGCGGAAACGGATAACTTCGCCTCGCAGTCGGCCATCATCGAGGCCCTGGGCAAGGCCAAGTCGCTCCGCAAGGTGGAAGAGAAAAGCTCCGGCGCCAAGCCCGGTTCCAACGGCCAGGTCATCGAGTTCACCATCCAGGCTGAATATGTTCATCCCAACAGTGAGGCGGCCAAACTATGA
- a CDS encoding type II secretion system protein has protein sequence MRLGQDKRLKISDESGMTLLEIIISIALLLVMTIATSSLLTNGVDMRLELSQRSKVNHRLAIAMQRITEDIQHAFVLNNKRSEYQGAAITRSTKSLFYIRQWDNNSELKLTTLTHKPRIASAHESDQTFVVYRIEKDKDNQRPHLFRGETSAIPTNFEDDVPMVILAKNIKSLRIQPWDGMKWETEWNSSKTDFRDTLPRMVKVEVEAYTNELEDETSQYGENDPTTTLRTVVSIPLAVDMKEIKERSKTLRWDMN, from the coding sequence GTGCGATTGGGACAGGACAAAAGATTAAAGATCAGCGATGAATCCGGGATGACCCTCCTTGAGATCATCATCTCGATCGCTCTTCTTCTGGTTATGACCATCGCCACGAGCAGCCTACTGACCAATGGCGTGGACATGCGCCTGGAACTTTCGCAAAGGTCCAAGGTCAACCACCGCCTCGCCATCGCGATGCAAAGAATCACCGAAGACATCCAGCACGCATTTGTTCTGAACAATAAGCGCTCCGAGTATCAGGGCGCGGCCATTACCCGTTCCACCAAATCGCTTTTTTATATCAGGCAGTGGGACAATAACAGCGAACTGAAGCTCACGACCTTGACCCATAAACCGCGCATAGCCAGCGCTCATGAATCCGATCAGACTTTCGTCGTGTATCGGATTGAAAAAGACAAGGATAACCAGCGGCCTCATCTTTTCCGCGGGGAAACATCGGCGATTCCCACGAACTTCGAAGACGACGTCCCGATGGTGATCCTGGCCAAGAACATCAAATCCCTGCGCATTCAGCCCTGGGATGGAATGAAGTGGGAAACGGAGTGGAACTCCAGCAAAACCGATTTCCGCGATACGCTGCCGCGCATGGTGAAGGTCGAGGTCGAGGCCTATACGAACGAACTGGAGGATGAAACCAGCCAGTACGGGGAAAACGATCCGACCACGACGCTGCGCACTGTGGTTTCGATTCCGCTGGCCGTGGACATGAAGGAAATAAAGGAACGTTCGAAAACCTTGCGATGGGATATGAATTGA